In Triticum aestivum cultivar Chinese Spring chromosome 5B, IWGSC CS RefSeq v2.1, whole genome shotgun sequence, the following proteins share a genomic window:
- the LOC123115643 gene encoding cationic amino acid transporter 1-like, which produces MASGEATDVGMRRPGCCGGGVFPEESFASWGAYGRALLETGPRLRDRLTARSAVDVEVHAVRGRSGAEMRRELNWWDLAWFGVGAVIGAGIFVLTGQEAKEAAGPAVVLSYAVSGISAMLSVFCYTEFAIEIPVAGGSFAYLRVELGDFMAFIAAGNILLEYCIGGAAVARSWTSYFATLLNHHPNDFRIHATSLAEDYNRLDPIAVVVITLICLFAVLSTKGSSRFNYILSIVHFAVIIFIIGTGLSKAKLSNFTAEFAPYGARGIFAASAVLFFAYIGFDAVSTMAEETKNPAKDIPVGLVGAMALTTVVYCVLAVTLCLMQPYRDIDPDAPFSVAFSAVGMDWAKYIVAFGALKGMTTVLLVSAVGQARYLTHIARTHMAPPCLAVVSPRWGTPVRATVTMLTATAIIAFFTDLGILSNLLSISTLFIFMLVAVALLVHRYYASGETTAANRNKLVSCIAIILAASVGTAVYWGVAVDGGWAAYVVTVPAWFAATLYLHLGVPKARVPKMWGVPLVPWLPSASIFINIFLLGSIDAKSFMRFAIWTVALLVYYFFVGLHASYDTAKVLAAEAAAARVEEGGHKAVEIAGASN; this is translated from the exons ATGGCGTCCGGCGAGGCGACGGACGTCGGCATGCGCCGGCCGGGGTGCTGCGGTGGCGGCGTCTTCCCGGAGGAGTCGTTCGCGAGCTGGGGCGCATACGGGCGGGCGCTGCTGGAGACGGGGCCGCGGCTCAGGGACCGGCTCACGGCGCGCTCCGCCGTCGACGTCGAGGTGCACGCCGTGCGCGGCCGCAGCGGCGCCGAAATGCGCCGGGAGCTCAACTGGTGGGACCTCGCGTGGTTCGGCGTCGGCGCCGTCATCGGGGCCGGCATCTTCGTGCTCACCGGGcaggaggccaaggaggccgctggCCCCGCCGTCGTGCTCTCCTACGCGGTGTCCGGCATCTCGGCCATGCTCTCCGTGTTCTGCTACACCGAGTTCGCCATCGAGATCCCAGTCGCAG GCGGTTCGTTCGCGTACCTGCGGGTGGAGCTGGGCGACTTCATGGCCTTCATCGCCGCCGGCAACATCCTGCTCGAGTACTGCatcggcggcgcggcggtggcgcgctCGTGGACGTCCTACTTCGCCACGCTGCTCAACCACCACCCCAACGACTTCCGCATCCACGCCACCTCGCTCGCCGAGGACTACAACCGCCTCGACCccatcgccgtcgtcgtcatcacgCTCATCTGCCTCTTCGCCGTGCTCAGCACCAAGGGCTCCTCCCGCTTCAACTACATCCTCTCCATCGTCCACTTCgccgtcatcatcttcatcatcggcaCCGGCCTCTCCAAGGCCAAGCTCTCCAACTTCACCGCCGAGTTCGCGCCCTACGGCGCCCGCGGCATCTTCGCCGCGTCCGCGGTGCTCTTCTTCGCCTACATCGGCTTCGACGCCGTCAGCACCATGGCCGAGGAGACCAAGAACCCGGCCAAGGACATCCCCGTGGGGCTCGTCGGCGCCATGGCGCTCACCACCGTCGTCTACTGCGTGCTCGCCGTCACGCTCTGCCTCATGCAGCCGTACCGGGACATCGACCCCGACGCGCCCTTCTCCGTCGCCTTCAGCGCCGTCGGCATGGACTGGGCCAAGTACATCGTGGCCTTCGGTGCGCTCAAGGGGATGACCACCGTGCTGCTCGTGAGCGCAGTGGGCCAGGCCAGGTACCTCACCCACATCGCGCGGACGCACATggcgccgccgtgcctcgccgtcGTGTCGCCGCGCTGGGGAACGCCGGTGCGTGCCACAGTCACAATGCTCACCGCCACGGCCATCATCGCGTTCTTCACCGACCTCGGCATCCTCTCCAACCTTCTCTCCATCTCCACGCTCTTCATTTTCATGCTCGTCGCCGTCGCGCTGCTCGTCCACCGCTACTACGCGTCCGGCGAAACCACCGCCGCCAACCGTAACAAGCTCGTCTCGTGCATCGCCATTATCCTCGCCGCCTCCGTCGGTACAGCGGTGTACTGGGGTGTGGCGGTGGACGGCGGGTGGGCGGCATACGTGGTGACCGTGCCGGCGTGGTTCGCGGCGACGCTTTACCTGCACCTCGGGGTGCCAAAGGCGAGGGTGCCAAAGATGTGGGGGGTGCCGCTGGTGCCGTGGCTGCCGTCGgcgtccatcttcatcaacatcttcctGCTCGGATCCATCGATGCAAAGTCTTTCATGAGGTTCGCGATATGGACGGTGGCGTTGCTCGTGTACTACTTCTTCGTCGGCCTCCACGCCTCCTACGACACCGCCAAGGTGCTCGCCGCCGAGGCTGCCGCCGCCAGGGTGGAAGAAGGCGGCCACAAGGCCGTGGAAATTGCCGGAGCTAGCAATTAA
- the LOC123115644 gene encoding probable pathogenesis-related protein ARB_02861 — protein sequence MASEPETPRITELHVRMDCNGCVHKIRKTLSGIDGVGEVHVDQANHKITVVGIADPARIVKAIRKANRVPTICSHTDPAAAPAPPAEGGEAPPADPPPPPPAEGEAPPPAPADPPPAEEAPAEPPAAENKEAPPAETPATTMIYVVRDYPYSYHAYRGHWANHPSNIHGVRYDAAAPYYAAHSRRLVATVLTYQSTDMRALQPKKEDATTIQRLLREEEMEARSLRCSARRIPTHAA from the exons ATGGCTTCAGAACCAGAG ACACCACGAATAACCGAGCTCCATGTAAGGATGGACTGCAACGGGTGCGTGCACAAGATCAGGAAGACCCTGAGCGGCATTGACGGCGTAGGCGAGGTACATGTTGATCAAGCTAACCACAAGATCACGGTGGTGGGGATCGCTGATCCTGCGAGGATCGTCAAGGCCATCAGGAAGGCCAACAGGGTTCCAACCATCTGCTCACACACCGACCCTGCAGCAGCTCCGGCGCCACCCGCGGAAGGGGGAGAAGCCCCGCCTGCtgatccgcctccgcctccacccgcGGAAGGGGAAGCACCGCCGCCAGCACCTGCCGACCCACCGCCTGCGGAAGAGGCCCCAGCAGAACCCCCGGCAGCAGAGAACAAAGAGGCGCCGCCGGCTGAAACGCCAGCCACCACCATGATATACGTGGTGCGTGATTACCCATACAGCTACCATGCGTACAGAGGTCACTGGGCAAACCATCCGAGCAACATTCATGGCGTCCGATACGATGCTGCTGCACCATATTACGCAGCACATAGTCGTAGGCTCGTAGCTACAGTCCTTACATATCAGAGTACGGACATGCGGGCTCTTCAGCCCAAGAAGGAAGATGCCACTACCATCCAGCGGCTGCTACgggaagaggagatggaagccagATCACTTCGATGTTCAGCGAGGAGAATCCCAACGCATGCAGCATAG
- the LOC123115645 gene encoding uncharacterized protein, protein MPCCAPARSVAFAPGRSSRPQHRLRARPPARPASHFCEALWTVAVQDGVGRGRLVAVAALLLPVVVLLPRCRGVAAQPTPRCGDGDLAALRGFSAGLDALVDGWPAVADDDEDGCCAWPGVVCGRAGVVGVVLPNRGDMTALLTGLTALRVLNLSGNALRGALPPGLLRLHRLEVLDVSSNALASAIGPELELPAARMFNVSYNAFNGSHPVLPGEAPTPPPKPPRPSPPTPPPSQPCAPARLAAPPPTPARVLQPRTSRASAASPNHGLISGRRAASPNHGLVSGRRAASWAPSSWRRCGIARAGTAGSVRHRRGRAGRSRARGRTHEAEQT, encoded by the coding sequence ATGCCTTGCTGCGCTCCCGCCCGCAGCGTCGCCTTCGCGCCCGGCCGCAGCTCCCGCCCGCAGCATCGCCTTCGCGCCCGGCCGCCCGCACGCCCCGCCAGCCACTTCTGTGAGGCCCTCTGGACGGTGGCCGTGCAGGACGGGGTAGGACGGGGTAGACTGGTGGCAGTGGCGGCGCTGCTGCTGCCGGTGGTCGTGTTGCTGCCGCGGTGTCGGGGCGTCGCGGCGCAGCCCACGCCACGGTGCGGGGACGGCGACCTTGCCGCGTTGCGAGGGTTCTCGGCCGGTCTTGATGCTCTGGTGGATGGATGGCCGGCCGTCgctgatgacgatgaggacggcTGCTGCGCGTGGCCAGGCGTGGTATGCGGCCGCGCGGGCGTCGTCGGGGTGGTGCTGCCGAACCGGGGGGATATGACCGCGTTGCTCACCGGGCTGACGGCGCTCCGCGTGCTCAACCTCTCCGGCAACGCGCTGCGGGGCGCGCTCCCGCCCGGCCTCCTCCGGCTGCACCGCCTCGAGGTGCTCGACGTCAGCTCCAACGCGCTCGCCAGCGCGATCGGGCCCGAGCTCGAGCTCCCGGCGGCGCGCATGTTCAACGTGTCGTACAACGCGTTCAACGGCAGCCACCCGGTGCTCCCCGGCGaggccccgaccccgccgcccaagCCGCCGCGCCCCTCTCCTCCGACCCCTCCTCCTTCCCAGCCCTGCGCTCCGGCACGCCTCGCCGCGCCTCCGCCCACGCCGGCCCGCGTCCTCCAGCCCCGCACTTCGCGGGCGTCCGCCGCTTCCCCGAATCACGGCCTCATCTCCGGCCGTCGCGCCGCCTCCCCGAACCATGGCCTAGTCTCCGGCCGTCGAGCTGCCTCCTGGGCTCCATCCTCATGGCGTAGGTGCGGCATCGCGCGAGCGGGGACGGCCGGATCGGTGCGGCATCGGCGCGGCAGAGCGGGGCGGAGCCGCGCTCGAGGGCGGACGCACGAAGCAGAGCAGACGTGA